One part of the Deinococcus sp. NW-56 genome encodes these proteins:
- a CDS encoding IS5 family transposase has protein sequence MCPLPEYSRSTASAAIIDSQSVKTTEAGGPRGYDGGKKVSGRKRHLLVDTLGLVMAIKVHEADIQDRAGAVLLLRDLPNVFPRMGYLWADAGYTGKLAGDIKTHLGWTLEIVKHPWSGWQGTWAPKDAPPRVVEVPKGFVVLKRRWVVERTFAWLGKSRRMAKDYEALVETAENMVYEVMIRLMVRRLAKGPP, from the coding sequence CTGTGTCCCCTCCCTGAATATTCCCGAAGTACAGCTAGTGCCGCGATCATCGACAGTCAATCCGTCAAGACCACCGAAGCCGGCGGACCCCGCGGCTACGACGGCGGCAAGAAAGTCAGTGGCCGCAAGCGTCACCTACTCGTCGACACCCTGGGGCTGGTCATGGCGATCAAGGTGCACGAGGCGGACATCCAGGACCGCGCGGGCGCGGTCCTCCTCCTGCGCGATCTGCCGAACGTGTTTCCGCGCATGGGGTACCTCTGGGCGGACGCGGGCTACACCGGAAAGCTCGCTGGGGACATCAAAACGCACCTCGGTTGGACGCTGGAGATCGTCAAGCATCCCTGGTCCGGTTGGCAGGGCACCTGGGCACCAAAAGACGCACCTCCACGCGTGGTGGAGGTGCCCAAAGGGTTTGTGGTGCTGAAGCGCCGCTGGGTGGTGGAGCGAACGTTCGCGTGGTTGGGCAAGTCCAGGAGGATGGCCAAGGACTACGAAGCGCTGGTCGAGACCGCAGAGAACATGGTCTATGAAGTCATGATTCGGCTGATGGTGCGTCGCCTGGCAAAAGGCCCACCGTGA
- a CDS encoding IS701 family transposase → MARSLPRWTRHFPTWFAPFLVHFRHRAQRTWAPLYVRGLCSTVHRKSMQPLAAVVAPGKEDHLQQFITDSPWLTEPLETLLAQRAQQMLGGKDAVLIIDDTCLTKFGTKSVGVARQYSGQVGKITPCQCLVSLTLAQHDLPVPLALRLFLPQEWTNDPARLRAAGVPLEHQPPQTKCELALKELDRVRPHVTFGMVLADAGYGVNARFRQALTERGLLWSVGITRTQTVYPRDVRLIPIPRIFRGRKPTHPTPSEDRLSVEEVLAGAAWQHLVWRHGTKGPLSGRFAAEYVRLADGEEYARSQHLPGQAAWIIGEQRRGEERKYYVCNLPPDTPLSRLVEVTKRRWACELSHRELKDEVGLDHFEGRSWQGLHHHAVLCMVALTFLQWLRLTQPDDLRGDTIPAIRAEVAGDLPLPPPCRRCHTCTALFSGP, encoded by the coding sequence ATGGCTCGTTCTCTGCCTCGCTGGACCCGACATTTCCCTACCTGGTTTGCGCCCTTTCTGGTGCATTTTCGCCACCGAGCCCAGCGGACCTGGGCGCCTCTGTACGTCCGTGGATTGTGCAGCACGGTCCACCGAAAAAGCATGCAGCCCTTGGCTGCCGTCGTGGCGCCCGGGAAAGAGGACCATCTCCAGCAGTTCATCACCGACAGCCCCTGGCTGACCGAACCCCTGGAAACCCTGCTCGCTCAGCGGGCTCAGCAGATGCTGGGTGGCAAAGACGCCGTGCTGATCATCGACGACACCTGCTTGACAAAGTTCGGCACCAAGTCTGTCGGCGTCGCCCGTCAGTATTCCGGGCAGGTCGGGAAGATCACCCCCTGTCAATGCCTCGTCTCCCTGACGTTGGCCCAGCACGACTTGCCGGTTCCGCTCGCCCTACGGCTCTTCTTGCCACAGGAGTGGACCAACGATCCCGCTCGGCTCAGGGCGGCTGGTGTTCCGTTGGAACACCAGCCGCCACAGACCAAGTGCGAACTGGCGCTGAAAGAGTTGGACCGGGTGCGTCCACACGTCACCTTCGGCATGGTTCTGGCGGATGCGGGGTACGGCGTGAACGCCCGGTTCCGGCAGGCACTCACCGAGCGAGGACTGCTGTGGTCGGTCGGCATCACCCGCACGCAGACGGTCTATCCCAGGGACGTTCGCTTGATCCCCATCCCTCGGATCTTCCGGGGCAGGAAACCGACGCACCCAACCCCATCCGAGGACCGACTGTCGGTAGAAGAAGTGCTGGCGGGTGCTGCATGGCAGCACCTGGTATGGCGACATGGAACCAAAGGCCCGCTCTCCGGACGCTTCGCGGCTGAATACGTTCGCCTGGCAGACGGGGAGGAATACGCTCGCAGTCAACATCTGCCGGGTCAAGCCGCCTGGATCATCGGAGAACAGCGACGAGGTGAGGAGCGCAAATACTACGTCTGCAATCTGCCCCCTGACACGCCGTTGTCGCGGTTGGTGGAAGTCACCAAGCGCCGCTGGGCGTGTGAGCTGAGCCACCGGGAGCTGAAGGACGAAGTCGGGCTGGACCACTTCGAGGGCCGGTCCTGGCAAGGTCTGCATCACCACGCCGTGCTGTGTATGGTGGCCCTGACCTTCCTGCAATGGCTTCGCCTCACCCAGCCCGACGACCTCAGAGGCGACACCATTCCGGCCATTCGAGCGGAGGTGGCAGGGGACTTGCCCCTGCCACCTCCTTGCCGCCGATGTCACACCTGCACCGCCTTATTCAGCGGCCCCTGA
- a CDS encoding IS5 family transposase — protein sequence MTRRGYPSDVDDDTYLFLLPYLLLSRADAGQRKYPIRDVLNALLWMARTGAQWSYLPNDFPPAETVRQQAHRWFVAGCFENAAHDLRILARVEQGRDPEPSAVVMDSRTLQSTPESGHRAGYDGAKKRKGTKVHLAVDTLGHVLAILTSPANEQDRAQVKDLCLEVQEATGAQVEVAFVDQGYTGVQTALDATDAGVELVVVKRPEATKGFILLPKRWVVERSFAWLARFRRLSRDLERLPSTLVGFHFLAACILLCHNLTPLFA from the coding sequence GTGACGCGGCGAGGCTACCCCAGCGACGTTGACGATGACACCTACTTGTTCCTGCTCCCGTACCTGCTGCTCAGCCGTGCGGATGCAGGTCAACGGAAGTACCCCATCCGGGATGTCCTGAACGCCTTGCTGTGGATGGCCCGCACGGGGGCGCAGTGGAGCTATCTTCCAAACGACTTTCCTCCTGCGGAGACGGTGCGCCAACAGGCGCACCGTTGGTTCGTGGCAGGCTGCTTCGAGAATGCCGCCCACGACCTGCGAATCCTGGCCCGGGTGGAGCAAGGTCGAGATCCCGAGCCGTCCGCGGTGGTCATGGACAGCCGAACCCTCCAAAGCACACCTGAAAGCGGTCACCGTGCGGGCTATGACGGGGCCAAGAAGCGCAAGGGCACCAAGGTTCACCTCGCCGTGGACACCCTGGGACACGTGCTGGCTATCCTCACTTCCCCAGCCAACGAACAGGACAGGGCACAGGTCAAAGACCTGTGCCTAGAGGTGCAGGAAGCCACCGGAGCACAGGTGGAAGTCGCCTTCGTGGATCAAGGGTATACGGGAGTCCAGACCGCGTTAGACGCGACGGATGCGGGCGTCGAGCTGGTCGTCGTGAAGCGTCCAGAAGCGACCAAGGGGTTCATCCTGCTTCCGAAACGCTGGGTGGTTGAACGTTCGTTTGCGTGGCTGGCACGCTTCCGGAGGCTGAGCCGAGATCTGGAACGCCTTCCCTCCACATTGGTTGGGTTCCACTTCCTCGCCGCCTGCATTCTGCTCTGCCACAACCTCACGCCACTTTTTGCTTAG
- a CDS encoding WD40 repeat domain-containing protein, which produces MPSDVALSPDETRVAVGTRGGNVRVYDTASGQLLLALGPLRGRPRMQSVRFSPDGRRLLAAGLDGQAFLWDAATGQERRVFAAHGSARLMRADFSPDGQWVVLGSSDGWVERTPTALPDLLEGVCARVLRDFLDEEPEVYGLAPDTLACPAERERTRLD; this is translated from the coding sequence ATGCCGAGCGACGTGGCCCTGTCCCCCGACGAGACGCGGGTGGCGGTGGGCACGCGGGGCGGCAACGTGCGGGTCTACGACACGGCCAGCGGCCAACTTCTGCTGGCCCTGGGGCCGCTGCGGGGGCGGCCGCGTATGCAGAGCGTCCGCTTCTCGCCGGACGGGCGGCGGCTCCTCGCCGCGGGCCTGGACGGTCAGGCCTTCCTGTGGGACGCGGCGACCGGACAGGAGCGCCGGGTCTTCGCCGCTCACGGCAGCGCCCGCCTGATGCGCGCCGACTTCTCCCCGGACGGCCAATGGGTGGTCCTGGGCAGCTCCGACGGGTGGGTCGAGCGTACACCCACCGCCCTCCCGGACTTGCTGGAGGGCGTCTGTGCCCGGGTCCTGCGCGACTTTCTGGACGAGGAACCGGAGGTCTACGGCCTGGCCCCGGACACGCTGGCCTGTCCCGCCGAGCGCGAACGCACGCGGCTGGACTAA
- a CDS encoding IS5 family transposase — protein sequence MTRRGYPSDVDDDTYLFLLPYLLLSRADAGQRKYPIRDVLNALLWMARTGAQWSYLPNDFPPAETVRQQAHRWFVAGCFENAAHDLRILARVEQGRDPEPSAVVMDSRTLQSTPESGHRAGYDGAKKRKGTKVHLAVDTLGHVLAILTSPANEQDRAQVKDLCLEVQEATGAQVEVAFVDQGYTGVQTALDATDAGVELVVVKRPEATKGFILLPKRWVVERSFAWLARFRRLSRDLERLPSTLVGFHFLAACILLCHNLTPLFA from the coding sequence GTGACGCGGCGAGGCTACCCCAGCGACGTTGACGACGACACCTACTTGTTCCTGCTCCCGTACCTGCTGCTCAGCCGTGCGGATGCAGGTCAACGGAAGTACCCCATCCGGGATGTCCTGAACGCCTTGCTGTGGATGGCCCGCACGGGGGCGCAGTGGAGCTATCTTCCAAACGACTTTCCTCCTGCGGAGACGGTGCGCCAACAGGCGCACCGTTGGTTCGTGGCAGGCTGCTTCGAGAATGCCGCCCACGACCTGCGAATCCTGGCCCGGGTGGAGCAAGGTCGAGATCCCGAGCCGTCCGCGGTGGTCATGGACAGCCGAACCCTCCAAAGCACACCTGAAAGCGGTCACCGTGCGGGCTATGACGGGGCCAAGAAGCGCAAGGGCACCAAGGTTCACCTCGCCGTGGACACCCTGGGACACGTGCTGGCTATCCTCACTTCCCCAGCCAACGAACAGGACAGGGCACAGGTCAAAGACCTGTGCCTAGAGGTGCAGGAAGCCACCGGAGCACAGGTGGAAGTCGCCTTCGTGGATCAAGGGTATACGGGAGTCCAGACCGCGTTAGACGCGACGGATGCGGGCGTCGAGCTGGTCGTCGTGAAGCGTCCAGAAGCGACCAAGGGGTTCATCCTGCTTCCGAAACGCTGGGTGGTTGAACGTTCGTTTGCGTGGCTGGCACGCTTCCGGAGGCTGAGCCGAGATCTGGAACGCCTTCCCTCCACATTGGTTGGGTTCCACTTCCTCGCCGCCTGCATTCTGCTCTGCCACAACCTCACGCCACTTTTTGCTTAG
- a CDS encoding MBL fold metallo-hydrolase codes for MTQPTPPTHVQEVRHPEVDPRIRWFRAGEEVDTFAVVTARFLVFVDTMATPALMRQVIGAVRSDLAGRRVLVLNTHADWDHVYGSRLFTPEDELPGLRIASEATRDRLRSKRAQEVLRHHQAQDARFADVTLVAPDLSFSGGLTLHGGDLTLEVISTPGHTPDHVSVWIPELGTVLAGDAAEHPFPQVRGGPQLAVTRRSLERLHALRPQVVIPCHGGTTTPDLLTRNLDLFDFLRARLGQLDSPADWLDRPQEAGERTGASYAQVLARLGERPDTVPAFYEGFHADALHATLEALAGPGR; via the coding sequence ATGACCCAACCCACGCCGCCCACACACGTGCAGGAAGTGCGCCATCCGGAGGTGGACCCGCGCATCCGCTGGTTCCGTGCCGGCGAGGAGGTCGACACCTTCGCCGTGGTCACGGCCCGCTTTCTGGTCTTCGTGGACACGATGGCGACCCCAGCCCTGATGCGGCAGGTGATCGGGGCGGTCCGCTCCGACCTCGCCGGGCGCAGGGTCCTGGTGCTGAACACCCACGCGGACTGGGACCACGTGTACGGCAGTCGCCTGTTTACCCCGGAGGACGAACTGCCCGGCCTGCGGATCGCCAGCGAGGCCACCCGCGACCGCCTGCGCTCCAAGCGCGCCCAGGAGGTGCTGCGCCACCACCAGGCCCAGGACGCCCGCTTCGCCGACGTCACGCTGGTGGCCCCCGACCTGAGTTTCTCCGGGGGCCTGACCCTGCATGGCGGCGACCTCACGCTGGAGGTGATTTCGACGCCGGGCCATACCCCGGACCACGTGTCGGTCTGGATTCCGGAGCTGGGCACCGTTCTGGCCGGGGACGCGGCCGAGCATCCCTTTCCCCAGGTGCGGGGCGGACCCCAGTTGGCCGTCACGCGGCGCTCTCTCGAACGTCTTCACGCGCTCCGCCCGCAGGTGGTGATCCCCTGCCACGGCGGCACCACCACACCCGACCTCCTGACGCGCAATCTGGACCTGTTCGACTTCCTGCGGGCGCGGCTGGGGCAACTGGACTCGCCGGCCGACTGGTTGGACCGTCCCCAGGAGGCGGGAGAGCGGACCGGGGCCTCCTACGCACAGGTGCTCGCGCGGCTGGGCGAGCGGCCCGACACCGTCCCGGCGTTCTACGAAGGCTTTCACGCCGACGCGCTGCACGCCACCCTGGAGGCCCTCGCCGGCCCCGGCCGCTGA
- a CDS encoding Virginiamycin B lyase, with amino-acid sequence MPHLLRFLTLTLALTACAPLLSVGPLEVPSRTAAVFAGPGSRPGPQVTLTEYELPTPGALPGGLVVGGDGAIWFHESGANKIGRLTPDGRVTEYAIPTPESTEPRQGFVGVAPDGAVWFTESAADRLGRIGMDGRVSESRIPTYNSSPLGVAAGPDGAMWFAQWSSGKVGRVAPNGEVSEIALPETLGRVLGPAPAPDGALWFRVRDFKAGTWNLMRMTVDGKYTLLPLGLGPEDKPVVPLRMTAGPDGAMWFAGSNASVIGRVGPDGQVTTFPVPGMNPVSVAAGPDGALWFTGYNTHEIGRLTLDGQLTRYPVLTEKGRPYHIVRGPDGALWFTLMDAGKIGRLTVR; translated from the coding sequence ATGCCCCACCTGCTCCGGTTCCTCACCCTGACGCTGGCCCTCACCGCCTGCGCGCCCCTGCTGTCGGTCGGTCCGCTGGAGGTGCCTTCACGCACCGCGGCCGTCTTCGCCGGTCCGGGAAGTCGGCCCGGCCCTCAGGTCACCCTGACCGAGTACGAACTGCCCACGCCGGGCGCCCTGCCGGGGGGCCTGGTGGTCGGCGGGGACGGCGCGATCTGGTTTCACGAGTCGGGGGCAAACAAGATCGGGCGGCTGACCCCGGACGGCCGGGTGACCGAGTACGCCATCCCCACCCCCGAGAGCACCGAACCTCGGCAGGGTTTCGTGGGCGTGGCCCCGGACGGGGCCGTGTGGTTCACCGAGTCGGCGGCGGACCGGCTGGGCCGCATCGGGATGGACGGCCGGGTCAGCGAGTCCCGCATTCCGACGTACAACAGCAGTCCCCTGGGCGTCGCGGCGGGACCGGACGGGGCGATGTGGTTCGCGCAGTGGTCCAGCGGCAAGGTCGGCCGGGTCGCCCCGAACGGGGAGGTCAGCGAGATCGCGCTGCCCGAGACCCTGGGCCGCGTCCTGGGACCCGCCCCCGCGCCGGACGGCGCCCTGTGGTTCCGGGTCCGTGACTTCAAGGCGGGCACCTGGAACCTGATGCGGATGACGGTGGACGGCAAGTACACCCTCCTCCCGCTCGGGCTGGGGCCGGAGGACAAGCCCGTCGTGCCCCTGCGCATGACGGCCGGGCCAGACGGCGCGATGTGGTTCGCGGGGTCGAACGCCTCGGTGATCGGGCGGGTCGGCCCGGACGGCCAGGTCACGACCTTCCCGGTTCCCGGCATGAACCCGGTGAGCGTGGCCGCTGGCCCCGACGGTGCCCTCTGGTTCACGGGCTACAACACCCACGAGATCGGGCGGCTCACCCTGGACGGACAGCTCACCCGATACCCGGTCCTGACGGAAAAAGGGCGGCCCTACCACATCGTTCGCGGCCCGGACGGCGCCCTGTGGTTCACCCTGATGGACGCGGGCAAGATCGGGCGGCTGACCGTGAGGTGA
- a CDS encoding IS701 family transposase → MARSLPRWTRHFPTWFAPFLVHFRHRAQRTWAPLYVRGLCSTVHRKSMQPLAAVVAPGKEDHLQQFITDSPWLTEPLETLLAQRAQQMLGGKDAVLIIDDTCLTKFGTKSVGVARQYSGQVGKITPCQCLVSLTLAQHDLPVPLALRLFLPQEWTNDPARLRAAGVPLEHQPPQTKCELALKELDRVRPHVTFGMVLADAGYGVNARFRQALTERGLLWSVGITRTQTVYPRDVRLIPIPRIFRGRKPTHPTPSEDRLSVEEVLAGAAWQHLVWRHGTKGPLSGRFAAEYVRLADGEEYARSQHLPGQAAWIIGEQRRGEERKYYVCNLPPDTPLSRLVEVTKRRWACELSHRELKDEVGLDHFEGRSWQGLHHHAVLCMVALTFLQWLRLTQPDDLRGDTIPAIRAEVAGDLPLPPPCRRCHTCTALFSGP, encoded by the coding sequence ATGGCTCGTTCTCTGCCTCGCTGGACCCGACATTTCCCTACCTGGTTTGCGCCCTTTCTGGTGCATTTTCGCCACCGAGCCCAGCGGACCTGGGCGCCTCTGTACGTCCGTGGATTGTGCAGCACGGTCCACCGAAAAAGCATGCAGCCCTTGGCTGCCGTCGTGGCGCCCGGGAAAGAGGACCATCTCCAGCAGTTCATCACCGACAGCCCCTGGCTGACCGAACCCCTGGAAACCCTGCTCGCTCAGCGGGCTCAGCAGATGCTGGGTGGCAAAGACGCCGTGCTGATCATCGACGACACCTGCTTGACAAAGTTCGGCACCAAGTCTGTCGGCGTCGCCCGTCAGTATTCCGGGCAGGTCGGGAAGATCACCCCCTGTCAATGCCTCGTCTCCCTGACGTTGGCCCAGCACGACTTGCCGGTTCCGCTCGCCCTACGGCTCTTCTTGCCACAGGAGTGGACCAACGATCCCGCTCGGCTCAGGGCGGCTGGTGTTCCGTTGGAACACCAGCCGCCACAGACCAAGTGCGAACTGGCGCTGAAAGAGTTGGACCGGGTGCGTCCACACGTCACCTTCGGCATGGTTCTGGCGGATGCGGGGTACGGCGTGAACGCCCGGTTCCGGCAGGCACTCACCGAGCGAGGACTGCTGTGGTCGGTCGGCATCACCCGCACGCAGACGGTCTATCCCAGGGACGTTCGCTTGATCCCCATCCCTCGGATCTTCCGGGGCAGGAAACCGACGCACCCAACCCCATCCGAGGACCGACTGTCGGTAGAAGAAGTGCTGGCGGGTGCTGCATGGCAGCACCTGGTATGGCGACATGGAACCAAAGGCCCGCTCTCCGGACGCTTCGCGGCTGAATACGTTCGCCTGGCAGACGGGGAGGAGTACGCTCGCAGTCAACATCTGCCGGGTCAAGCCGCCTGGATCATCGGAGAACAGCGACGAGGTGAGGAGCGCAAATACTACGTCTGCAATCTGCCCCCTGACACGCCGTTGTCGCGGTTGGTGGAAGTCACCAAGCGCCGCTGGGCGTGTGAGCTGAGCCACCGGGAGCTGAAGGACGAAGTCGGGCTGGACCACTTCGAGGGCCGGTCCTGGCAAGGTCTGCATCACCACGCCGTGCTGTGTATGGTGGCCCTGACCTTCCTGCAATGGCTTCGCCTCACCCAGCCCGACGACCTCAGAGGCGACACCATTCCGGCCATTCGAGCGGAGGTGGCAGGGGACTTGCCCCTGCCACCTCCTTGCCGCCGATGTCACACCTGCACCGCCTTATTCAGCGGCCCCTGA